One window from the genome of Deinococcus cellulosilyticus NBRC 106333 = KACC 11606 encodes:
- the rsfS gene encoding ribosome silencing factor — translation MQDRELIQLIVDAAKDKRAEDVVVLDLQHVSSTLDYFIICTASAGLQINAVQNAVREATKEKGVHALGIEGPSDRWILINFGTVIVHVMTKEARDYYDLEGLWSDAQHVAV, via the coding sequence ATGCAAGACAGAGAACTGATTCAACTGATTGTGGATGCCGCAAAAGACAAAAGAGCCGAAGATGTGGTGGTCTTAGACCTCCAGCACGTGAGCAGCACCCTCGATTACTTCATCATCTGCACCGCCAGTGCAGGGCTGCAGATCAACGCTGTACAGAATGCTGTGCGCGAGGCCACCAAGGAAAAAGGCGTTCATGCCCTTGGAATTGAAGGCCCCAGCGACCGCTGGATTCTGATCAACTTCGGCACGGTGATCGTGCACGTCATGACGAAAGAGGCTCGTGACTATTATGACCTGGAAGGTCTCTGGTCTGATGCCCAGCACGTTGCAGTCTAG
- a CDS encoding sensor histidine kinase, with translation MLRHRFTPLIAALLVAGVSFMLFTLAFLPSYDALTRQNLIWSNHHYYQLNQRIACILMQTSDHQICSATYEQNLALLRDTFKNLNSEFPQVKEVETYGDARLSSIIGNLQQAIQTTPPSIPLLEKAYRESMQLSMQSRDLIQDNRLNVLYTLRTQQFWLRILVSITFGLLAAMMTRIWVNYHEEKNKVEAQKQLQMELNAITSHELRKPLQQLVLATNLLSRDSLTADQRRTLLERLVNSTQELTVLTDLSRLEDVYVNLELKWERIDIREMVREFAQEEPRVQCILPLTPVMLDVDVVRIKQVIRNLVENALKYAPSHTNVDIGVYAMGKEVTISVRDYGPGIPEEEQRKVMEPFYRLKRNNGKKGWGLGLAVVKRFVEAHGGHLRISTPDGGGTQVDVVLPRLQRAGHQTRDLPGHNSHEPLSS, from the coding sequence ATGCTGCGTCACAGGTTTACCCCTCTGATTGCTGCCCTGCTGGTTGCCGGGGTGTCTTTCATGCTGTTTACGCTGGCTTTTCTGCCCTCCTATGACGCCCTGACCCGCCAGAACCTGATCTGGAGCAACCACCACTATTACCAGCTCAACCAGCGCATCGCCTGCATCCTGATGCAGACCTCTGACCACCAGATCTGCAGTGCCACCTACGAGCAGAACCTCGCCCTGCTGAGAGACACCTTCAAGAACCTCAACAGCGAATTCCCACAGGTCAAAGAGGTGGAAACCTACGGAGATGCCAGACTCAGCAGCATCATCGGGAACCTGCAGCAGGCCATCCAGACCACCCCCCCCAGCATTCCCCTGCTGGAAAAAGCCTACCGGGAATCCATGCAGCTCTCCATGCAGTCCCGCGACCTGATTCAGGACAACCGCCTGAACGTGCTGTACACCCTGCGCACCCAGCAGTTCTGGCTGCGCATCCTGGTGTCCATCACTTTCGGTCTGCTGGCCGCCATGATGACCCGCATCTGGGTCAACTACCACGAAGAAAAGAACAAGGTGGAGGCCCAGAAGCAACTGCAGATGGAACTGAACGCCATCACCTCACACGAACTGCGCAAACCCCTGCAGCAACTGGTGCTGGCCACCAATCTGCTCAGCCGGGATTCCCTGACCGCAGACCAGCGCCGCACCCTGCTGGAACGCCTGGTCAACAGCACCCAGGAACTGACGGTCCTCACCGACCTGAGCCGCCTGGAGGACGTGTATGTGAACCTCGAACTCAAGTGGGAGCGCATCGACATCCGCGAAATGGTGCGCGAGTTTGCCCAGGAAGAACCCCGCGTGCAGTGCATCCTGCCCCTCACCCCGGTGATGCTGGATGTGGATGTGGTGCGCATCAAACAGGTGATCCGCAACCTCGTGGAAAACGCCCTGAAGTACGCTCCCTCCCACACCAATGTGGACATCGGGGTGTACGCCATGGGCAAGGAAGTGACCATCAGCGTGCGGGATTACGGCCCTGGCATTCCCGAAGAGGAACAGCGCAAAGTGATGGAGCCCTTCTACCGCCTGAAACGCAACAACGGCAAGAAGGGCTGGGGATTGGGTCTGGCTGTGGTGAAACGCTTCGTGGAAGCCCACGGAGGCCACCTGAGGATCTCCACCCCCGATGGGGGCGGAACCCAGGTGGATGTGGTTTTACCTAGACTGCAACGTGCTGGGCATCAGACCAGAGACCTTCCAGGTCATAATAGTCACGAGCCTCTTTCGTCATGA
- a CDS encoding molybdopterin-dependent oxidoreductase, which translates to MRALLVSCAVLLLTGCTRPQVYQEVRPAQAMPAAGSDPVVLTVQSMKGETTFTQAQLESLRIIEYRTARPDDASHPHTYQGVMIADLMDHLKLTPKKLYMVATNDYSTFINAQDVLDYPVMIAFKGDGQPLTIEDKGPLLVVFPSHAYPDRFNVLEYGSKWVWFLKSIRVE; encoded by the coding sequence ATGCGGGCTTTGTTGGTTTCCTGCGCGGTGCTCCTGCTCACAGGATGCACCCGACCCCAGGTGTATCAGGAGGTGCGTCCAGCCCAGGCCATGCCTGCAGCAGGCAGTGATCCCGTGGTCCTCACGGTGCAGTCCATGAAAGGGGAAACGACATTCACCCAGGCCCAGCTGGAGTCTTTGCGGATCATCGAGTACCGCACAGCACGCCCGGATGACGCCAGCCACCCACACACCTACCAGGGGGTGATGATCGCCGACCTGATGGATCACCTGAAGCTGACCCCCAAAAAGCTCTACATGGTGGCCACCAACGATTACAGCACCTTCATCAATGCGCAGGACGTGCTGGATTACCCGGTGATGATCGCCTTCAAAGGGGACGGTCAACCCCTCACCATTGAAGACAAAGGCCCCCTGCTGGTGGTCTTTCCCAGCCACGCCTACCCTGACCGCTTCAACGTGCTGGAATACGGCAGCAAGTGGGTGTGGTTCCTGAAGAGCATCCGCGTGGAGTGA